In the genome of Candidatus Zixiibacteriota bacterium, the window TAACTCCAATAGCGATGGAAAAAGAGCTTCGCTTTGCCATCAGAGAAGGCGGCCGCACGGTCGGCGCCGGTGTCATTGCCGATATTTTGGAATAAAGAACGTATTTGTGAGCGTGTGGAGAATGTATGCCTCGTGATAGAATTACAATAGCGTGTGGCGATTGCAAACAGCGCAACTATGACACCTATAAGAACAAGCGGCTTCACCCTGAACGGGTCGAGTACAAAAAGTACTGCCGCTTTTGTACCAAACATACGGTTCACAAGGAGACCCGATAAAAATTGATTAGAGAGGCCAGTAGCTCTAATGGTAGAGCGCCGGTCTCCAAAACCGGATGTTGGGGGTTCGAGTCCCTCCTGGCCTGTTTAATTTATAGCGGTAAGGTAGCGTGGATAAACTAAAATTATACCTGAACGAGACAATGGGCGAACTGAAGAAGATGACTTGGCCTTCCAAGGACGAGTTGGTCGGTTCAACTATTGTCGTAGTGGTCGTCTCTTTTGTTGTGGCGATTTTTATCGGCATTGTCGACCGCATTCTGGTGCTTGCCATGAAAGCGATCTTCGGTGGCACCATTGGAGGCTAAAACACAGATGTCACTTCGCTGGTACGTGGCTCATACCTATGCCGGTCATGAGCAGAAGGCAAAATTATATCTTGAGTCTGCTGTCGCCAATGAGGGTATGCAGAATCAGTTCGGCCAAATTATTGTGCCGACTGAGCAAGTGACGGAGATGAAGCAAGGCAAGCGGTCGACATCGACCAAGAAGTTTTTGCCCAGTTACATCATTATTGAGATGGACTTGACCAAGGAAACTCAGAACCTGGTCATCTCCACACCCGGCATAACAAATTTTGTCGGCGCTGGTGGAAAGCCAGCCCCTCTGCGTGAGGCCGAAGTCATGCGAATAGTCGGTCAGATAGATAAAGGACGCACAGAAGAAGTTGCCGACATCCCGTTCCAGGCCGGCGATCCGGTAAAGGTCAACGATGGGCCTTTCATGGATTTCTCAGGCTCTGTGAGCGAAGTCAACCTCGAGCGTCGTAAAGTGAAAGTAATGGTTTCGATATTTGGACGGCCGACTCCGGTTGAACTAGATTTCCTCCAGGTTGACCTGATAAAGACCAAAGGCTAAAATCCTTTTTGAACAAAAAATTGATACAATTTGTGGAGCGATAGACAGTGGCAAAGAAAATAACGGCATATGTGAAACTGCAGATTCCGGCCGGTCAGGCAAATCCTGCGCCGCCGGTTGGTCCGGCTCTTGGACAGCGCGGTGTGAATATTATGGAGTTCTGCAAGGCGTTCAACGCTAAAACACAAAGTGGGAACGGAATGCTGACACCGGTCATCATCACCGTCTATTCGGATAAGTCATTTTCATTTATTACCAAGACGCCGCCGGCGTCGACGCTTTTGAAAATGGCGGCAAAAATAAAGAGCGGATCGAAAATCCCCAACAAAGAAAAAGTCGGTCGTATCTCTCGCGAGCAGGTTCGCCAGATTGCAGAAAGCAAAATGGATGACCTCAATGCCGCTTCCGTCGAAGCCGCAGTCCGCATGGTCGAGGGCACGGCCCGTTCGATGGGAATAGAAATAGGATAAGCACCAATCATTCGTTTGCACCCCGATTGTTGCTTCGGCGATGAAACGGGGGAGAAGAGAGGAATATGAAACAATCAAAGAAACAAGCCGCTTTTCAGGGCAAGGTTGATCGACAGAAAAAATATTCGATCACCGAAGCGGTTAAGATCCTCAAAGAGGGTCATTACGCAAAGTTCGACGAATCGGTCGAAATCTCGCTCAGGCTGGGAGTAAATCCCAAACATGCCGACCAGATGGTTCGCGGCACAGTAGCGCTTCCCAACGGGACCGGAAAATCGGTGCGTGTGGCTGTATTCGCTACCGCTGACAAGGCCCGCGAAGCGACCGAAGCCGGAGCTGATTTTGTGGGCGCTGAGGACCTTGGCGAAAAGATTAAAGGCGGATGGACGGATTTCGATGTCGCAGTTGCAACGCCGGATATGATGCGTGTGGTCGGCCAACTTGGTAAAGTGCTCGGTCCGCGCGGACTGATGCCGAATCCCAAGACAGGTACAGTGACAATGGATTTGTCCAAGACTATTAAAGAGCTCAAGGGCGGACGTATTGAATTTCGCGTTGACAAGCAGGCTAATATCGCCGCCGCTGTCGGCAAGCTCTCTTTCGAAGAAACCAAGATTGCCGAGAATGCACGCGCATTTATCGATGCCGTCGTTCGCGCAAAACCGGCAACAGCCAAAGGGGCGTATCTGTTGAGCGTCTCGATTACATCAACAATGGGTCCCGGTATCCGGCTTGATAGCTCAGATGCTGCAGGTGTGGCGAAAAAGTAGAAGAGGAAATCAGAGATGCCTACAGCAAAAAAAGTTGAATCAGTCGCCGAGATGAAGAAAATGTTCGAAGATTCGTCGTCATATTTTATTACCGACTATCAAGGATTGAATGTGGCCGATATTACGACGCTTCGGAAAACGCTCCGCAAAAGCCGTGTAAATTTTCTTGTGGCGAAAAACACCCTCTTTCTCCGCGCCGCCAGCGAAGCGGGCGAGCCAAATCTTGAGAAGTTCTTCAAAGGACCGACGGCTATTGCTTTCTCCAGTGATGACGCTTCGATTGCGGCCAAGATTCTCAATGATTTTGCGAAGGATAAAGAACTTCCGCGAATGAAAGTATTTGTTGTCGACGACCACGTTCATAGCGCCGCCGACATCAAACGCCTGGCCGACCTCCCTTCACGCGAAGTGCTCCTTGCCGGGGTATTGGGCGCAGTGGAGGCACCGTTCAGCCAATTGGTCGGTTCGATAGATGGATTCTTCAGAGAACTCATCGGTTCGATTGATGCTCTTGCTGAAAAACAGAAAGGGCAGGCATAAGACGTTTTGGAGACAGAGGCGGCATTAATGACCCATGCTTCTAAGCGGATTGTCTCTCCGTTTTGGGTTGAAACGATGCCTTTGATGAATAAGTATATAGTAACATTATCTTTTAATAACGTGAGGTAAACAGAGTGTCAAACACTGCAGTAAGTGAAATTGTAGACAAAATTGCGGGACTTACCGCGATGGATCTGGCCGATCTATCCAAGGCTATACAAGAAAAGTTCGGCGTAACAGCCGCCGCGCCAATGGCAATGATGCCTGGTATGATGGGCGGAGGCGGCGCCGGAGCCGCTGTTGTTGAAGAGCAGACAGAATTTACCGTTCTGCTGACCGCCGCTGGCGAAAAGAAAATCCAGGTTATTAAAGTCGTTCGCGAGTTGACCAGTCTTGGACTCAAGGAAGCCAAAGATCTCGTGGAAGCCACCCCGGCGAAAGTCAAAGAGGGTGTTTCCAAAGATGAAGCGGCTGCCGCAAAGGCCAAGCTTATAGAAGTTGGCGCGACTGTCGAAATCAAGTAAGTTAAGTTTGTATCATGGCTGGGAACAGAGTTGTTCCCAGTCGGTTACAGTACGGAAGGACTATTCTAGAGCGAGTATTTCCCTGTTCTTGAAAAAAATGAGTTTGGCTGATTGACTGCAGTGTTGTTCCCCGATCCCTATGAGGCGGGGAAATGAATGAAACAGATGACAGAATCGCCAATTTTGGTAACCATTGTTAGAAATTGCAACGGCCCGTGCGGCATTTCAGCCGCTCGGGTGTTGTCACTTTCTTGGAGGGTGAGAATTTGACCCAGTCCGGTAGAATCACGAGGCAGAGCTATGGAACGATTGCTGATGCCATTGAGATGCCAAATCTTCTCGATGTTCAATTGACATCCTACGAAGAGTTCCTGCAAACCACAATTGCGCCGCACAAAAGAACCAGTACTGGTTTACAACAGATCTTCAATGATGTGTTTCCGGTTACCGACGTTCACGAGAATTATTCTCTCGAATTTGTCTCGTATCATCTCGGACCGACGCGCTATAGCATAGACGAATGCCGCGAACGAAATATGAGTTTCGGCGCCCCCCTCAAAGTGACCATGCGACTGATTGCCCGCCAAGGCGAAGGGGACAAAAAGGAAGTCAAAGATATTATCGAGCAGGATGTTTACCTCGGTGAGCTTCCGATTATCACCGAATGGGGAACGTTCATTATAAATGGAGCTGAGCGCGTTATTGTCAGCCAGCTCCACCGAAGCCCCGGCGTATTCTTTGACGAAGAAACCCACCCGAACGGCAAACTGCTTTATTCAGCCCGAGTTATTCCATACCGCGGAAGCTGGGTCGAATTTGCTCTGGATATAAATGACATTATGTGGGTCTATATTGACTCGAAGCGGAAGATGCCCATGACCATGCTCTTGCGGGCCATCGGATTTTCAACGGATGAAGAGCTTGTCGAGCAATACTACAAGACCGCCAAGTATTCGCTGGTGGGTAAAAAATTCAAAGATTACGAAGGTTCTTTCCTGGCCGAAACGATTATGGACAGCGACACCGGAGAGGTTCTTTATTCTGTCGGCGAGCCAGTCACTGAAGATATGGCCGACACCCTGCTTGCTTCCGATGTAAAGTCTATCATCATCATTCCTCCGACAGATAAAGAAAAACGCGAAGCGCATGTTGTGCTTAATACACTTCGCAAAGACCCGACAAAATCCCGCGAGGAAGCGCTTGTCCGGCTCTATACGCTCATGCGTCCGGGCGAATCACCAACAGTTGAGATGGCCGAGTCGCTTCTTGAAAAGCTTTTCTTCAATAGCAAGCGCTATGACCTTGGCGAAGTTGGCCGGTATATGATAAATCAGAGACTTGGTCTTAAAGTCCCGCTCGAAAAAACAGTATTTGACAACGAAGATTTTTTGTCCATCACAAAATATCTTATCGGGCTGGCCAATGCCAGCGGATTCACTGATGATATCGATCATCTTGGCAACCGTCGCTGCCGAACCGTCGGCGAGCTTTTGTCGAATTTATTCTCGGTCGGGCTGTCTCGAATTGCCCGTACAATTCGTGAACGACTCTCGCTAAAAGATCAGGAAAATGTCACACCGCAATTGCTGGTGAATGCCCGTACAGTCTCATCGGTGGTCGAAAGCTTTTTTGGATCATCGCAGCTTTCGCAGTTCATGGATCAGACCAATCCGCTTGCGGAATTGACCCACAAACGCCGCCTCTCAGCTCTTGGCCCTGGCGGTTTGACTCGTGAACGCGCTGGATTTGAAGTCCGCGACGTTCACCATACCCACTACGGCCGCATGTGCCCGATTGAAACACCTGAAGGTCCAAATATCGGTCTTATTACTTCGATGGCGACTTTTGCGCGAATTAACAAATACGGATTTCTCGAAACTCCGTACAGAAAAGTTATCAATGGTAAGCTCACCGACCAGATTCAATATCTCTCGGCAGATGAGGAAGACCGTTACTATATCGCCCAGACAGACGAGCCGGTCGACAAGAATGGCAAGTTTGTGAATGAATATGTTATCGCACGCCGTCGGTCAGATTATCCGCTAATGAAGCCGGACGAAGTCTCCTATATGGATGTCTCTCCGCGTCAGATTGTATCGGTCGCTGCGGCCTTGATTCCGTTCCTTGAGCATGACGACGCCAATCGCGCGCTCATGGGTTCCAACATGCAACGCCAGGCAGTACCGCTCCTTCGCACCGAAGCACCTGTCGTGGGAACGGGCATGGAAAAGAAAGTTGCCGCTGATGCCGGGGTCGTTGTGCGCGCCCGTCGGTCCGGAACCGTTGTGTATGTCGATGCCGAGCGGATTGTGATTAAACCGAGCGCACGTCCCAAATCCGGACAGCTCGGTTATATCGAAGATGACGAATATAGATTGACCAAATACCGCCGTTCAAACCAGGACACGTGTATCAACTACCGCCCTGCGGTCAGTTTGGGCTCCGAAGTAAAAGAGGGCGACACGCTGGCTGATGGTCCGTCCGTTGACCGGGGTGATCTTGCCCTTGGGCATAATTCGCTTGTGGCGTTTATGCCGTGGAGAGGTTACAACTACGAAGATGCCATTATTCTTTCAGAGCGGCTGGTACACGAGGACATTTTTACATCTATTCATATCGAAGAATATGAATTGCAGGTTCGCGATACTAAACGCGGGGCCGAAGAAATAACTCGTGAAATCCCGAACGTCTCAGAAGAAGCTTTGCTGAATCTGGACGAGCAGGGAATTGTGCGGGTTGGCGCCGATGTCGAAGCTGGTGATATTCTTGTCGGTAAGGTTACCCCGAAAGGGGAGACCGAGCTTTCTCCAGAAGAGCGCCTTTTGCGCGCGATCTTCGGAGAAAAAGCCGGCGATGTACGCGATGCCTCGCTTAAGGCTTCACCCGGAATGAAGGGGATAGTCATCAAGACTCGTATCTTCTCGCGCAAAGAACGCACGGAGGATGCCAAGAAGCAGGAAAAGGTAGATATTGCCTCGGTTAAGAAAGCCTACAATAAAAAACTGTTCGATATCAGCAATCTCCGCAACGCCCGTGTGAGTGAGTTGCTCGACGGGGAAACTTCGCGTATTGTCCGTTCTACGGTGGACAATTCGGTTGTTGTTCGCTCAGGCCATAAATACAAAGCTGAATTCTTCGAGACTTTTGATTTCGAAAACTCTGTTGCGCCTGAAGGATTTAGCGCGAACGACACGACCAATAAGCATGTGGATGCTATTATCGCGGAGTCCGCATTACTTCTGAACACCAAAAAAGCCGAGATGGATATTGAAGTCGATAAGATCCAGCGCGGTGCGGAACTTCCTCCCGGTGTCAAGCAGTTGGTTAAAGTGACCATTGCCATTCGCCGTAAGATTTCTGTCGGTGATAAGATGGCGGGTCGACACGGTAACAAAGGCGTTGTATCGAAGATTGTTCCAATTGAAGATATGCCGCATATGGAAGACGGCATACCAGTCGATGTCATATTGAATCCGCTTGGCGTACCTTCACGTATGAACATCGGGCAGATACTTGAGACCCATCTTGGATGGGCAGCCAAACGACTCGGTATTGAGATCGCGACACCGGTATTCGATGGCGCAAAGGTTGAAGATATCCGTGAGCGGCTCCGTCAGGCCAATCTGCCGGAAAGTGGCAAGATGACTCTCATCGATGGCCGCACCGGCGACACCTTTGATCAGCCGGTTACCGTTGGATACATTTACATGTTAAAACTCGCGCATTTGGTTGACGATAAAATCCACGCCCGTTCCATCGGGCCATACTCGTTGGTTACCCAGCAACCGTTGGGTGGTAAAGCTCAGTTCGGCGGCCAACGCTTTGGAGAAATGGAAGTCTGGGCCCTTGAGGCGTATGGCGCGGCCTATACATTGCAAGAAATGCTTACCGTCAAGTCCGACGACGTGACCGGACGCAGCCGTGTATACGAGGCAATTGTCAAAGGCGAGAATCCGCCAGAGCCCGGGTATCCGGAGGCTTTCAACGTGCTTGTGAAGGAATTGCAGGCGTTGGGGCTTGATATTAGATTGATAGAAAAGTAGTCCGGATATGGACGGCATAAACAGCCCGTGTTGGCTGAGGAAGAAGGAGTAAGCCGTGGCCGAAGTGTTAGGCAAAAATCCCGCACCGCAGAAAAAACCGTCTGACTTCGCAGCGATTCAGATTCAGATTGCCTCACCTGAGGTTATTCTCTCCTGGTCCTATGGCGAAGTAACAAAACCCGAAACGATTAATTATCGTTCGTTCAAACCTGAACGTGACGGTCTTTTTTGTGAAAGAACATTTGGACCGGTCAAAGACTGGGAATGTAACTGTGGAAAATATAAACGTATCCGCTTTCGCGGTATTGTCTGCGACCGATGCGGTGTTGAAGTGACGCAATCCAAAGTGCGCCGCGAACGTATGGGTCATATTGAACTTGCCGTTCCGGTTTCGCATATCTGGTATTTCAAATCACTCCCCTCGCGTATTGGGCATATGCTCGATCTATCCATCCGCGAACTCGAAAAGATTCTCTATTATGAATCGTACATTATGATCGATCCGGGCAACTCATCCTATGAAAAGGGAGATGTTGTTACCGAAGAGGATTTCAATGAGCTTGAGGGGGCTGGCAAACAGTTCGATGCCCGTATGGGAGCCGATGCAGTTCGTGAGCTTCTCAAGAATATTGATATCGATGAAATGGTCGCGACCCTTCGCGCCCAAATCAAAGTCGAAACCTCTGCTCAGCGAAAAAAAGATACCCTCAAGCGCCTTCGCATCTTCGAATCATTCCGTCAGTCGAATAACCGGCCGGAGTGGATGATTAT includes:
- the rpmG gene encoding 50S ribosomal protein L33, translating into MPRDRITIACGDCKQRNYDTYKNKRLHPERVEYKKYCRFCTKHTVHKETR
- the secE gene encoding preprotein translocase subunit SecE, whose protein sequence is MDKLKLYLNETMGELKKMTWPSKDELVGSTIVVVVVSFVVAIFIGIVDRILVLAMKAIFGGTIGG
- the nusG gene encoding transcription termination/antitermination protein NusG, with translation MSLRWYVAHTYAGHEQKAKLYLESAVANEGMQNQFGQIIVPTEQVTEMKQGKRSTSTKKFLPSYIIIEMDLTKETQNLVISTPGITNFVGAGGKPAPLREAEVMRIVGQIDKGRTEEVADIPFQAGDPVKVNDGPFMDFSGSVSEVNLERRKVKVMVSIFGRPTPVELDFLQVDLIKTKG
- the rplK gene encoding 50S ribosomal protein L11, which encodes MAKKITAYVKLQIPAGQANPAPPVGPALGQRGVNIMEFCKAFNAKTQSGNGMLTPVIITVYSDKSFSFITKTPPASTLLKMAAKIKSGSKIPNKEKVGRISREQVRQIAESKMDDLNAASVEAAVRMVEGTARSMGIEIG
- the rplA gene encoding 50S ribosomal protein L1; amino-acid sequence: MKQSKKQAAFQGKVDRQKKYSITEAVKILKEGHYAKFDESVEISLRLGVNPKHADQMVRGTVALPNGTGKSVRVAVFATADKAREATEAGADFVGAEDLGEKIKGGWTDFDVAVATPDMMRVVGQLGKVLGPRGLMPNPKTGTVTMDLSKTIKELKGGRIEFRVDKQANIAAAVGKLSFEETKIAENARAFIDAVVRAKPATAKGAYLLSVSITSTMGPGIRLDSSDAAGVAKK
- the rplJ gene encoding 50S ribosomal protein L10, producing MPTAKKVESVAEMKKMFEDSSSYFITDYQGLNVADITTLRKTLRKSRVNFLVAKNTLFLRAASEAGEPNLEKFFKGPTAIAFSSDDASIAAKILNDFAKDKELPRMKVFVVDDHVHSAADIKRLADLPSREVLLAGVLGAVEAPFSQLVGSIDGFFRELIGSIDALAEKQKGQA
- the rplL gene encoding 50S ribosomal protein L7/L12, encoding MSNTAVSEIVDKIAGLTAMDLADLSKAIQEKFGVTAAAPMAMMPGMMGGGGAGAAVVEEQTEFTVLLTAAGEKKIQVIKVVRELTSLGLKEAKDLVEATPAKVKEGVSKDEAAAAKAKLIEVGATVEIK
- the rpoB gene encoding DNA-directed RNA polymerase subunit beta, with amino-acid sequence MTQSGRITRQSYGTIADAIEMPNLLDVQLTSYEEFLQTTIAPHKRTSTGLQQIFNDVFPVTDVHENYSLEFVSYHLGPTRYSIDECRERNMSFGAPLKVTMRLIARQGEGDKKEVKDIIEQDVYLGELPIITEWGTFIINGAERVIVSQLHRSPGVFFDEETHPNGKLLYSARVIPYRGSWVEFALDINDIMWVYIDSKRKMPMTMLLRAIGFSTDEELVEQYYKTAKYSLVGKKFKDYEGSFLAETIMDSDTGEVLYSVGEPVTEDMADTLLASDVKSIIIIPPTDKEKREAHVVLNTLRKDPTKSREEALVRLYTLMRPGESPTVEMAESLLEKLFFNSKRYDLGEVGRYMINQRLGLKVPLEKTVFDNEDFLSITKYLIGLANASGFTDDIDHLGNRRCRTVGELLSNLFSVGLSRIARTIRERLSLKDQENVTPQLLVNARTVSSVVESFFGSSQLSQFMDQTNPLAELTHKRRLSALGPGGLTRERAGFEVRDVHHTHYGRMCPIETPEGPNIGLITSMATFARINKYGFLETPYRKVINGKLTDQIQYLSADEEDRYYIAQTDEPVDKNGKFVNEYVIARRRSDYPLMKPDEVSYMDVSPRQIVSVAAALIPFLEHDDANRALMGSNMQRQAVPLLRTEAPVVGTGMEKKVAADAGVVVRARRSGTVVYVDAERIVIKPSARPKSGQLGYIEDDEYRLTKYRRSNQDTCINYRPAVSLGSEVKEGDTLADGPSVDRGDLALGHNSLVAFMPWRGYNYEDAIILSERLVHEDIFTSIHIEEYELQVRDTKRGAEEITREIPNVSEEALLNLDEQGIVRVGADVEAGDILVGKVTPKGETELSPEERLLRAIFGEKAGDVRDASLKASPGMKGIVIKTRIFSRKERTEDAKKQEKVDIASVKKAYNKKLFDISNLRNARVSELLDGETSRIVRSTVDNSVVVRSGHKYKAEFFETFDFENSVAPEGFSANDTTNKHVDAIIAESALLLNTKKAEMDIEVDKIQRGAELPPGVKQLVKVTIAIRRKISVGDKMAGRHGNKGVVSKIVPIEDMPHMEDGIPVDVILNPLGVPSRMNIGQILETHLGWAAKRLGIEIATPVFDGAKVEDIRERLRQANLPESGKMTLIDGRTGDTFDQPVTVGYIYMLKLAHLVDDKIHARSIGPYSLVTQQPLGGKAQFGGQRFGEMEVWALEAYGAAYTLQEMLTVKSDDVTGRSRVYEAIVKGENPPEPGYPEAFNVLVKELQALGLDIRLIEK